The genomic window GTCTCGGCCTGGGGCGTCGGCGTCCAGTTCGCCCAGACCGCGGGGCCGCTGGCCAATGGGGTGATCGTCGCCGGCACCTACACCTGGATGGGCGAACTTCCGCCGCGCGCCGCCGGCGTGCTGCAGCGCATTCAGGCGCGCTTCCCGCAGATCCGCACCGCGGCCGACATCCCGCTGCCCTCAGGCACGGCCAACGCCTACGACGCCACCTTCATCATCGCCGAAGCCATCAAGCTGGCCGGCCGCTTCGACCGCGAGGCCTTCCGGGAGGCGCTGTTCCGCGTGAACTACCAGGGCATCGTCGCCAACTACGCGCCCGCGTTCGAGCGGCGGCAGGAGCGGCACGACGCCATCCAGGCCAGCGCCTACCAGCTCTTTGCCTTCCATGATGGCCAGCTGCTGCCGATCGCGCAGACGCCCTACGGCCGCGCACGCACGAACTGAGGCAAGACGCTCTTCGCGGCGCGGGGCGCCAGCTCCGCGCCGTGTCTGTTTTCACGCACGGAGGCCCGCTTGGAAGCGATCCTGCAATATCTGCTGACCGGGATTTCCGTGGGCAGCGTCTACGCCATGGTGGCGCTGGGCTTCTACGTGATGTGGAGCGCCGCCAAGGCCGTCAACTTCACCTATGGCAACGTCTTCATGCTGGGCGGCGTGCTGACCGTGGTGCTGGTGGAGCTGGGCATGCCGCTGCTGGTCGCGGCAGGCGGAGCCATCGCCATCGCGACGCTGACGGGGGCGGTCATCGAGCGTGTCTTCGTGCGCCCCTTCAATCGCGACGCCAACGCCATCGGCTGGATGCTGACCACCATCGCGGTCGGCATCATGATGGAGAGCTTCGCCACCGCGACCTATGGTCCGCTCGGCCGCCCGCTCGATACGCCCTTCATGCAGGAGCCGCTGCGCATCGGCGGTGCCGGCATCTACGCGCAGGAACTGCTCATTCCGGTGGCATTGATCGTGCTGACCTTCGGATTGGAGGCCTTCTACCGCCGCACCGTGCTGGGCCGCGCACTGCGTGCCGTGGCCCTGAACCGCACCGCGGCCGGGTTGGTCGGCATTGATGCGGACCGCATCACGCTGTTCGCCTTCGGCCTCGCCGGCGGCATCGGCGCGCTGGCGGGCTTCCTCATCGCGCCAGTGGTGCAGGCGTCCTCCACCATGGGCGTGGTTGTGGGGCTGAAGGGCTTCATGGTGGCCATCATCGCGGGCATCGCCAACGCCAAGGGCGTGGTGGTGGTGGGCATCCTCTACGGCGTGCTGGAGCGATTCATCGAGGGCTTCCTGTCCAGTGCGGCGCGCGACGCCATCGGCTTCACCATCATGATCCTGGCACTGCTGCTGTTTCCCCAAGGCCTGTTCGGCCGCAAGGAGGTCCGCAAGGTATGAACGCGCACCGCGCCGGATGGCTGGCCCTGCTGCTCCTTGCCGCGATCATCGCGGGCTTCCCCTGGTATGGGGACCTGACGGGCGAACGCTTCCCCACCAGCTACGAATTGCGCCTGGTCATGCGTGCCATGATCTTCGCCATCGTGGTCATCGGTCTGAACCTTCTTGTCGGGCTGGCTGGCCTGGTCTCGCTCGGCCAGGCGGCGCTGTATGGGCTGGGCGCGCATGTGGCGGCGCTGCTGTCGCTGCGCGCGGGCTTCTCCTTCGCCGAAAGCATGGCCTTTGCCATCCTTATCCCCGCCATGATGGGCGCGGTGCTGGCCTTTCCGACGGTGCGGGTGCGCGGAGTGTACCTCGCCGTCATCACCATCGCCTTCGGGCTGATCTTCGTGAACATCCTGCGGGAATGGGTGAGCTTCACGGGCGGTGCCTCGGGCCTCGCCGGCATTCCCCGTCCGACCCTGTTCGGCGAGCCGTTGATGGCGGTCCGCCGCACGAGCTTCAACTACTACTACCTGATCCTGCTCTGCCTGCTGCTGGCCGTCTGGGCGCAATACGCCATCACCTACAGCCGCTACGGCCGGGCCATGCGCGCCGCGGCGCAAAGCGAAAATGCGGCGCGCGCCCTGGGCATCAACGTCGTGGCCATCCGCACCATGGCGTTCTCGATCTCGGCCGGGTTCGCAGGGTTGGGCGGTGGGTTGTTCGCGAACCTGGCGCTGTTCGTGAACTACGAGACCTTCACCTTCACCACCAGCATCGAACTGCTGCTGATGGTGATCCTGGGCGGGTCGGGCACCATGGCGGGGCCGCTGGTCGGGACCACCGTTCTGTTCACGGCGACGCAATTCCTGCAGGGCCTCGGCCAGTGGCAGACCTTCGGCTATGGGTTGCTGCTGGCGGTCGTGCTGTTCGCCCTGCCTCAGGGCATCGTGGGGTCCCTTGGCAGGCTGCCGGCGCGGCTTTGGACGAAGCCTAGCCCCCGCGCCACCGGCGGCTGGCCCAACTGGGGCACTGGGCTGGAAGCCGTCATCGGGCGCTCTGACGCGCGGGGCCAGGCGACGCTTCTCGCGGAGGGCGTCACGCTGCGCTTCGGCGGCCTCACCGCCGTGAACACGGTGAACATGGAGGTCCGCGCCGGCACCGTCCATGCGCTGATCGGACCCAATGGCGCGGGGAAATCCTCCCTCCTGAATGTCATCTCCGGCTTCTACAAGGCGACCGAAGGGCGCGTGACCCTGTTCGGCGAGCGCCTGCGCGATGCACCCCCCTATGCGCTGGCGCGGCTGGGTGTGGCGCGCAGCTTCCAGAACACGGAACTGTTCTCGCAGATGACGGTGCTGGAGAACGTGCTGGTCGGCGCCCATCCGCACTTCCGCGCGACCTTCGCGGAGACGCTGCTGCGCCTGCCGCGCTTCCACCGTGAGGAACGCGCGGCCCGGGCCGAAGCCTTGCGCCTGCTGGAGTTCGTGGGCCTGTCCGAATTCGCCGACGAAGCCGCGGGCAACCTGCCCTTCGGCCATCAGCGCCGGCTGGAGATTGCCCGTGCGCTGGCGCTGCGGCCCAAGCTCCTGTTGCTCGATGAACCCGCGGCCGGCCTCACCCATGGGGAAATCGAGGACCTCATCGCCCTCATCCGCGGCCTCGCGGACCGTGGCATGACGGTGATCCTCGTCGAGCACCATGTGGACATGATCATGGCCGTCTCCGACCGCGTCACGGTGCTGGATTATGGCGAGGTGATCGCCGATGGCACCGTGGCCGAGGTGCAGGCGAACCCCAAGGTCATCGAGGCGTATTTCGGGCAAGGCGCCACCCCCTCGCTGGAGGCCGCGAAATGACCGAACGCCCCATCCTGGAGGTCTCGGGCCTCTGCGTTTCCTACGGTCGGATCGAGGCGGTGCGCGGCGTGGACCTTCATGTGGGCGCCGGCGAATTTGTGGGCGTCATCGGGTCCAACGGCGCGGGCAAGACCAGCACGCTGCGCGCGATCTCAGGCGTGGTGAAGCCGGCGGCCGGCGCGGTGACCTTCGACAGCAGCGATGTGACCGGCCAGCCCAGCCACCGCATGGTGGCACGCGGCCTGGCGATGGTGCCGGAGGGCCGCATGGTCTTCTCCGACCAGAGCGTGCGCGACAACCTCGTGCTCGGCGCCTATACCCGCATCAAGACCGACCCGCGCGGCGTGGATGAGGACATCGAGAAGACCATCACGATGTTCCCCCGCCTGGGCGAACGCATAGACCAATCCGCCGGCACGCTCTCGGGCGGGGAGCAGCAGATGCTGGCCATTGCGCGGGGCTTGCTGTCGCGCCCGCGCCTGCTGGTCATTGATGAGTTGTCGCTGGGCCTGGCGCCCAAGATCCTGGACATGCTCTTCCCGGTGCTGATCGACCTGAACCGCAAGGGCCTGTCCATCCTGCTGGTGGAGCAAATGGCGTCTTACGCCCTTTCCGTCACGCACCGGACCTATGTGATGGAGAACGGGCGCGTGCTGCTGGAGGGCAAGTCCTCGGACCTCGCCCATGATGAGCGGGTGCTGGACGCCTATCTCGGCCGCCGGTCCCACGCGCGGGGATGAGGCGGCCGCTGATCGGGGCCGCAATCCGCCCTGTCACAGGATGGAATCGGCAATCTCCATCACGCCTTCGTCAGGCCTGCGCGCCATGCCACCAACGTGCTGCCCAGCTTCGTCGCGGATGCTTCCCCGCGGCGGGTGGCGGCTGGCATGATGGAGGGCGGCGCCTTTCGGCTGCCGGCCCAGATGCTCGTGAAGCGGATCCTCCGGAATTATGGCGATCCGTCGGACCTTCGGGACGCGGCCGGCCATACGCTCCTGCGGCAGGCCGAGGCGCTGTCAACGGCACGGGCGGCTTGATCGTCGTCTCGGAGAGGGGGCTACCGATCAAGGATTTGGTGCCAGCACTCTTCGACGGCGCCTCCGCTTCATAAATTTCGCCACGCTTCCGTTTCCGAAAAATCAGCTTTTTCAGAACTTTCCATGCGGCTCGATAATCGGCCAGTCACCAGTCTGGAGAATGCGGGCACGGAGAGAGGCTGTCTCGGCGCTTATCCCCTCCGGCGCCATGGCCGGCCCGTCCGCAAAAATCGCGGAAATATCTGCGCCACCGGCGTGGCCGCCAGGCAGGGAGACATGGGTGGAAGTGGAAGTGGCGTAGGAAGCGAAACCCATACGGAAGCGTCTCTCGCAGCTTGTCGCTGACGTTCGCCCACTCGCCCGCCTATTCGACTGCTCGGATGGCCGTGGTCGGAACGAAGTTGAAGGGCTGGCAGACAGCCCGCTACAGTCTGGCTTCCATTGAGCCAGGCACGTTATGGCGAAGCCCCCTAAGAAGTCCCTCACCGAACGCTTGAACAGTATCGGACGTGATGGATCAAATCAGCCCGTCTCACGAGCGCGCAGGGCTGAGGAGGTCGGCGAAGCAGTGCTGCGGGATCAGTATCCGGACGTGGACTGGTCCCTGAAGGACAGCGAGAAGAGTCCTGGTCCGGACGCAATAGGATTTGCTAATGACCAACCCTACACTGCGGAAGTGAAGGCTGGTCGAACGAGGAGCGCAAATCCTACTGCTCAGCTATCCAATACGGTGCACGGCCGGCAAGGCTCGGCGGAATACACCCACGCATGGCTACGGCGGGACAAGCGCAAGTGAGCGACTATGACAAGAAGGCCAAGGATATGGCTGCACGACACGCACGCGGTTCCCTTAAGCCCCCGCGCCGGTTGCTGGTTGTCGTCGACCCCAAGCGGGCCGAGGCGGAGATCACGGAGCTCGACAAAAGAGCAAATCGCCCCCAAGGGACACCAAAACGTATCCCGTTAGATCCGGACCAGATGCGGAGGCTGTTTCCGGACGACTAGTGTGACCTCGCTACATGGCGCTCCCACGCGGGGCCTTGTCGTCGACGAACCGTGGGTCAGCATGATCCTCTCTGGCGCGAAGACCTGGGAGATGCGGTCGCGCCCAACGAGCCTTCGCGGTCGCATCGCGCTGATCAGGAAGCGCTCTGGATTCGTCGTGGGAACCGCCGACCTCACCGACTGTCTGGCGCCGCTCGACGCTGATGCGATGGCAGCAACAGTCGACAGGCACCGTATCGACCCCGGATGGCAGCAGGACGCCCTCGCTGCTGGATGGGTGATTCCATGGGTGCTCCGCGACGCGCGCCCGCTTGCTGCGCCCGTGCCTTACCGACACCCGTCAGGTGCCGTCGGCTGGGTGGTTCTCGATCGGTCGGTCACAGAGGCGATCGCCGGGCGCGCACCGCTCGCCGTCGCGACGACTGCGACCGCCATTGCCCGGAATGTTGGGCCGACAGGCCAATACCCTCCTCGCCGCCTGCCGTCAGATCGGCAGGGCCGCCCGCACGCGCGCTGCCCGTCCGCGGTGAACCGGCGAGCGCCATCGTCCAGCTGACGGGCGGCAATATCCGCAACGGCCACATCTACCTGCGTAGGGCCAGGCACCTGCTGCCGGATGACGTCATCAGCGGGCCGAATGCCGAAGCGGCGGCACCCAGCCAATTGATCGTCACCTTCGAGCCGGGACCGACGATCACGACCGACGTTGCGGGCGACAAGATGATCCTGCGTCAGCGGGGGCCGGTCCGTGAGTTCTTCGCGGACGCTGCAGCACGTGAGGGCGACGATGTCATCATCGAGCGGACCGGCCCGTACTCGCTGAGGATCGCTCTGCTCCGCGCGGCAGGATAGCGGAGAGTCAGGCGAGGCTGTCGCGCAGCATCGAGGCGAGGTCGTCCGGCTGTGCGTCCGGCGGCATCAGTGCCTCTCGCATCAGCTTCCGCTTGCGCTCGAGCAGCGCGTGCAGGTTTTCGTCGAAGGATGGTCTGCCGCCGGGCAAGACCGCGAGGGGTACGTGCACGGTCACCGGACGCTCCTGTCCGATCCGGAGTACCCGGCCAGTGCACTGGTCCTCGACCGCCGGGTTCCACCACCGGGCCAGGTGCACGACGTGATTCGCCCGGGTCAGCGTCAGGCCGACCCCGCCCGCACGCGGGGAGAGCAGCATGACGTCGAACCCGCCCGGTGCCTCCTGGAACCTGTCCACACGAGCCTGGCGCGCCGCGCCAGCAACCTTGCCGCTAATCGTCATCGGTGCCGCAGGCAGCCGATATCTGCGCTGAAGCAGCCCCGCAATCCGCGCCATCATCGTGAGGTCGTCCAAGAAAACCAACGCACGCTCATCGCGCTCGGCGATGGCATCTAGGGCTTGAAGCGCCAGGCGAAGGCGGGCAGAGCCGGCGATCAGCTCGGCATCGTCGGGAGCGGCGTCGGCGTCGGGGTGCAAGCTGACAGCACGGAGCCGCTGAAGCGCCTCGAGAACGCGGCCTGCGCCCTGATCACTCCGACCGAGGGCGACCGCCTCCTCGTAAGCCGCGAGTTGCGCCCCCTGCATTTCGGCCGTCATGACGACGTCGTTGCGGGGCGGCAGATCTGGAAGGCGGTCCTCCTTGAGGCGACGGAGGAGAAGCGGCGGACGGCCGCCAATCGAGCGATCCAGCGACGCCTTGAGTTCAGCAAGGCGCTCCACTGTCGGAGCTGCCTCATACGTGGCGCTGAACCGCCGCAGGTCCCCGAGATGGCCGGGGGCGACGCCATCCACGATGCACCAGAGATCCGCCAGCCGGTTCTCTACTGGCGTTCCAGTCAGAGCTACCCGGAAGTCGGCATTCATTGCCTTGGCCGCGTCAGTCAGCCGAATCCCTGGGGTCTTCACCTTCTGCGCCTCGTCCAGCAGCATCGCCGCGAAGCGCACTGCGCCGAAGTCGCGGTCATGGTCACGCAGTGTCTCGTACGTGGTCAGGACCCAGTCGGCGTCCCGCAGCGCCGCCAGGTCGAGGCCGGGCGCTCCGCCGGATGGCAGACGCAGGCCCGCGAGCCCCTTCCCGTAGGCCTGCACGAGCCGCCCGAGCCCCGGTGCGACAAGATGGCGGTCGTGCTCCGCGCGCCAGTTCTCCAAGAGCCCCGTCGGTGCGACGATTAGCAGGGGTGCGCGCGTGACCTGGCCCGCCGTCATTCCTTCGCGCAACCATGCGAGGAACGCCAAGCCCTGAAGCGTCTTGCCAAGCCCCATATCATCCGCCAGCAACACCCCCGGGCTGCCAACGGCCCAGTTGCGCTGCAGCCAAACGAGCCCCTCTCGCTGGTGCTCCTTCAGCGGCGTCCGGAGCGACGCTGGAGCCGCTGCGCGAGGCGTCGGCCTCCGCTGCACCAGCGCCTCAATGTCCCTCGCCGTCTCATTCGGCTTGATGAGCAGGACCTCGGTGGGCGAGGGCTCAGCGGTGCCGCTTCCATCGCGCGACCTAGGCAACAGCGGCGCGAGGGACGCGACCGTCGCATCGCTCGCTGGAACTTGGACGGGTCCGTCGGGCGTTTCGACCTGCACCGTTGGCCGCCCTACAGCGATGGCTTCCCTGATGTCGGTCGACAGCCGCTCAGCCTGTTCTGGCGTCAGCGGTATGCGCTGATCACCAACGACGATGCCGCGCTGGCTTGGGCTCTCTCCCCCGCCTGTGCCATTCGGTGCGCTGCTGCCGAACCAATCGTTCCCCGAGAGTTCGATCCACGGGAGCACACGAGGCTGCCACAGTCCAAGGCCGACAACCCGGTCGGACCAGGCCGGCGTTTCGACGACCAGAGAGTCAAGCAGGGCAGCGTCGGCCTCGTCGCCGATCGCTGCGCGGATCGCAGCGCGAGGTTCGCGCAGAAACGAGCGTCGTTCAGCCGGCGGGCCTGCGGCGATGCGGCGCGCTACTTCAAGTGCCTGCCGCAACGGCGGTGATAGGACGACGTAGACGCCCCCAGGCAGAGTGTACACGGGCCGTGCGGTCGGCCAGCGAAGGAACTGGTCGTTCCCGAACGCGCGCTGGCGGTCTTCCGGCAGGAGCGGAGCGTCGCCGGCCCCGGCACGGTGCAGTACCGGGACAATCTGCAGGTCGTCACCGGCGCCGGTCGCGTCTAGCGAGAGAGCGTCCGCCTCGAGGATGGTGACAGTGCCGAGCAACCCGGTCGCTTCGGCAGAACCGGTCAATGCCGCGGTCGGAAGGGCTTCCCTGAGCGCGGCGAGTGCGCGCAATCGGGGCGCATCGCCCTGGCCTGCAGCCGCCGCGTAACGGTCGACAGCCTCCGCGACGGCAAAGAGTGTCTCAGGCAGCCTCCGCCAGCCGTCAGCCTCCCGCAGCCAAGCCCCGACGCGCTCGACGCCGAGGACGTTCTGGCCGCCAGGGCGCGTCCAACGCAAAGAAGCGGTGAAGTCGGACCGCAGCATGATGCCGCTGCCCTCGACTACAGCACGCAGCGACGTAGCCGGTGGCAAGTCCAGCCGCGCCGCCTCTGCCGCCGTGAGGCGCGCCACCGCAGCGTGCTCCACCAGAAGGTAGTCATCGGCCTCGATCGCTGCGCCCTCAATGACGAGGCGGCGCGCGATGTCGGCTCCCCGATGGCCCGAGAGGCCCCACGACGCCGGCGGAAGTACGTCTGCGCCCGAAGCGAGGCGCAGCTCGGTACCTGCTGGCGCAGGCACGGCGGTCATGCGAAGCACGGGCGTCATCTCAGCTTGTAGTCTTCTGGCACCAGCCGCAGCTGCGTGTGGCTCTGGAGGAAAGCGGCAGCACATCCCTGCCAGAGGTAGCCTTTCGGATCCCGGTGCCAGAGCCCTCCGCCGTCAAAGGCGCCCCCCCTGCCCTTGATCGGATGATCAGGGAAGTCGAGGCACTTCGCCCGAAGGTCCCGCGCCTCGTAGTGCGTGCGGTAAAGCGCAGGGCAACGTGGGTCGCCGATCTCCCACGCCCGCACCGGCCCAACATTGCTCCACTCGCTGAGTACAATGTTCCCGAGCCTGATCAGGAGCACAGCTTGTTCGCCGTACTGGCCCGAGACCTCCATGCGCCCATGGGCACTCGCTAGGTCCTTCACAGCCTTCGCCCGGGCTGCCATGCCGGGGCCGAGCACGACCCAGACTTCGGCAGGCTGGTGGCCGGGCATCTTGCGGAGGCAGGCACGCCAGAACGCGCGCCGGTACTGCCACTGTGGGTCGTTGTTGGTTTCGCTAATCAGCGCAAAGAAGGTCTCAAGCGAGGCGGCGGCAAGCCAACTGCGCATGAGCTGCGCGCAGGCCTCAGGCGCTGCACGCCACCGCTCAGGCCGGAGTCGAGGGTCTCCGACGACTCGGAGGAGGAAGGCCTTTATCTCTTCCCTCGGCGCGTTCGCCGCCGGCGGGTCGCGCAGCCAGGGGTCGAGGCATGCGGCGATCGTCTCCCCCGCGAGGTCGGCGACTCGCAGTGCCGGCTCGGCGATCTCGCGCCCCGATCTGTCGCGACGGACGCGCTCAATCTCGAGGATGACAGCGGCTCTAGCCCAGGCCTCGCGCGCGCCAGTCCCACGAAGCGCGGTTGGCAGCGCCGCCAGCATCGCCCGAACGGCTGCACGAAAGAAGCGTCCCTCGGCCCGGAGTGGGTCATCCATCCCGGTTTCCGAGAGGACCGCCTCGACAGGATCGCTACCGCTTAGAAGAGCAGATCCGACGCGCTCGGGCCCGCGTGCGGCGTCGAACATGGAGTAGCGCCTGTGCGCGCGGTCCCAGGGCTGAAGCCGGGGGTCTTGCGTACGCGCCAGGAGGTTCGCCGCCGCGCGGCCAGCCTCGGGTAGGCGCGCCCGGTCCGGGCCGAAGTCGCGCAGCCAAGCCTCGACCAGCTCGCGAAGCCAGCGAGGCCTGGCAGCCGCCCCTGCCAAGAACGCCTCCAGGAGCCCGGGGAACGCGGCGGCCTGCGGATCGCGGTCCCAAAAGACCATCGGGGCACGGCGGAGTGTCCGCACTGGGATGCTGGCCAGTGCACCGGCCGCACAAGCCTTGCGGAGTTCCTCGCGCAGGATCTCCAGAACCTCACCGGACGGAAGTGCCGCAGCCTCGTCCTTGCGGAACAGCTCTCCTGCCTGGCGGAGGCACGCCGGTCTCTCTGGCAGAGCGGGCTTTCGCTGGAGGAGATCCTGGAGCGCAGCAAGCTCACGCAGGGCGGCGGTGGATTCCGTCATCGGGCGCCGCCCTGCTGCAGAGCGGCGATGTCCTCCAGCAGTCGTCGGATCTCGTCCGAGGTGCGCGCTGAGAGGATGAAGCGAAGATCGATACGACGATTCTGGGCGAGGTGCGCCTCGGAGAGCGTCATCGCTTCGGGAAGCGGTCGCCGCTGGCCGTATCCGGACACGCCTAGTAGTGGCTGGGCGGACGGGTTCCGAAGTTCGTCGAGAACGCGCTGCTGCTGCCGGATCTGGGCGAAGACGGTCAGCGCCCGAGCGGTAGAGAGCAGGTCGTTCCTTGCTTGGGAATCAGCCGCCGTCATGTTCGCGAAGGGCTGGCGATCCGTGTGCCCCTCGACGAGCATCGCCTCCAGGATCGGGATATCAGCCTGCTCGCAGTTCTGACGCGGCGCGCCATACGAGAAGCATGGCAGCACCTCAGCCAGCACTTCGCCAAGAGCAGTCACAGTGCGTCGCGCCGTATCGGTGAGGTCACTGCCACCGGTCGGGAAAGGCACCGCGTCAGACAGCCTCAGGACGCCCGACCTGGGATCCAGGATGAATTGGATCCGCCGCGCCTCCAGCCCTCGGGCAAGCCGCTGCAGCAGGGCGTTCCGTGCCGCCTCGCGGTCCGCAAGTTCGCGCCGGAGCTTGTCCGCGGCCTCTTGCAACCTCGCACGAAGCATCTCGTTCTGCGCTCGGAGGCGGGCGGCCTCCTCCTCCTGTGCGCGGGCCCGAGCCGACTGCCGCTCGGCCTCGGCTAGCTGTCGCTCGGCTTCGATCCGCGCGGCTTCCGCGATCGCGCGCGCAGCTTCCGCGTTGGCCCTTTCCAATTGAGCGGCCTGCTCCGCGCGCTGCAACTCCGCCCGAAGCCTGTCGAGGCTTGCGCTATCATCACGAAAGTTCAACGCGAAGACGGTCAGCATGAGAAGGAAGACGAAGAGGACGCCCACCATCAAGTCGCTGACGGAGGCAAAATAGCCTTCGGATTCGCCCTCCTCGGCCAGTCCGGCTCCACTCATCCTTGGCTCGCCCGGCGCTGCGGTCGCGCGCCACCAATTTCCTCGACGGAATTTTCAAGGCTCTGGGCGACTGCTAGGAGGCCACCGACGCTCTTCTGAAGCCCCTGATCGAGGCCGGAGACGAATTCAGCGATCTGTCGCTGGTAGCCGCCCAGCGCCTCCTGCAAGGCGCGCAACGTCTTCGCAAGCCCCTCGTCGAGCCCGCCGAAGCGCTCGGACGCCTGGGCGAGACGCGCGGAAAGGTCGCTCGCGCCGCGCTGGGCTGCTTCGATCGATGCCGCTGCACCGAGCAAGCCGTCCACGGCGCTCCGGAGCGCCTGAGCGGTATCGCGCCAGGGCCCAAGTGCATCCCGGGCCGCTTCCGCCGCCGTACGGAGGTCCGTCGTCGCCGCCGACATCGGCGCAGTTGCTGCCCGCAGCGCCTTGTCGAGGGCCTCGGCCTGACGCGCCAGCTCCGCCGAGGCGTTGCCAAGCGCACCGAGCCGTTCCCCGAGACCTTCACTGCCCTGACGCAGCGTGCTCGCGGCCGAAGTCATGCCTGCGCTCGCAGCGCTTGCACCGTCGCGCAGGGCGGCGCCAGCTGCCTCGGCCGCCTCCCGCAGCCTGGCCGCGCCCGCCGTCACGTCCTTCCCAAGGTCGGCAGCGGCACCGCGTAGGGCGTCTCCACCCGCTTCCGCGCCGCGAGTCAGGGCTCGGCCGCTGTCGTCGAGCGTGGCGCCAAAGCGGTCCAGGACCGCACGCAAGTCGTCACGCATTGCCTCTGTGGCGGCAACCAGCCGCCCGCTCGCGTCGGCTGCTCCGCCGCCGAGCGTCTCGGCCACCTTCGTTGCTGTGGCCTCGAGCGCCTCGGCCGTTCGGGTGATCGTCGCTGCAAGCGCGGTGGTGGACTCGGCGCCAGCACGCCTCTGGCTCTCTGCGAGTTCCCGCAACTGCTGGAGCAAAGCCTCGATGGGGCCTGTCAGGCGCGAGATCCCGTCAGCAGCGCCGTCCTCGAGCCGCGCCTGGAAGGCGGCAACAGCTGACGTGAGGGCCGCAGCTGTTTCAGCCATGCGACGTGCCAGATCGTCTCCAGCCGCACGATTGCTCCGCCCGGCCTCTTCGGCCGCGTCGCGAAGACCCCGGACCAAGGCCGCCATCTGCTCGGTGATCCCGCCGAGCGCGGCTTCCGTGCCGCGACCAAGGCGGGACGCCATATCCTCTGCGGCCCGGCCCATGCGCAGAGCGGCTGCGTCCATCGCTCCCTGCAGGCCGTCCAGGCGAGTCCCGAGAGCTTCGAGTGTAGCAGCGGTGCTGCGCATGCTCTCGCCGACGGCGCCCTCAAGCTTCTCGAGAAACGCCTTCAGCATAGTCTGCAGAGCGTCCTCGTTCTGGTTCGCGAGCCCGGACGAGAGCTTCTCGATCGCTTCCGCTAGGGGTTTGATGTGCTGTTGTAGGCCCGCATCAAACTCGCGTTCCAGCGTGCTGCCGAGATTGACGAAGAACTCGCTGCCGATGCGCTGGACGTCCGCATACTGCTTCGCAAGGATTGCGTTGGCCTCGGCCTGCAGCGCCGCCTGAGTTTTTAGAGGAAGTCGCTCCTGCAGCGCTGCGAGAAAGCCCGCCATTGCTGCTTCGGTGGCTTGCAACCTTCTCTTTCGGTACAGCGCATACCCGATCGAGAGACCGAGGCCGGCAAGCGACGTCACGAACTTGACCGATGCGGAGCCCAGCAGGTCACGAAGTGCAGCGTTCCTGCGCGCCTGATCGACGCCCTCTGCGACCACCTCGCCTGCCGCCGACAGCGCCGCTGCGAGCCCGAGAAACGTGACGAAGAGTCCGGCGCCGACCAGCAAGCCAGGAAGGGCAGCGTGGTATCGGAGATCCGCGCCGGCAGCGCGGACCAGCGTGGCAAGGTCGAACCAGCGGCGAGGCTCGGTCGTTGCCACGACCGGCTGCCCAGGCCCAGATGGAACGATCAGGCTTTGGCGAAGGCCGCGCCAAGAGCCTCCGAGGAGCCTGTCTTGCGCCAGCACTGACGATGCCGTTTCGTAGGACGCGGCGAAAACGACAGGGTCAGCTTCGTCGCCCAGAGCTCGACGTCCGCCGGCGAAGGCGGCGGCTACGGCCGAGGTTGCTCGCCTCAGTTGGAACGCGGAGTAGCCGGCCCAGATGACCAGGCTGGCTAAGATGGAATAAATGACTGGCTCCCAGGCCAGATAGGGCGCAAGCGCCCGCAGTAACTCGGTAAGCACTCTGGGACGCCCCCTAGGAAATCAAACCCTGAGTCGAATAGCGCCCCATTATGTAGCAACCTACCGGCTATGCGAAGCGAGATCGAAGTCGCAATTTTCGATGGCGAAACGCTGGTTCAGCGTTGCCCCTGTACCCCCCGGGACCTGCCCGATGGCCGTCCCGGCGTCGTTTGGC from Roseococcus microcysteis includes these protein-coding regions:
- a CDS encoding DEAD/DEAH box helicase, whose amino-acid sequence is MTAVPAPAGTELRLASGADVLPPASWGLSGHRGADIARRLVIEGAAIEADDYLLVEHAAVARLTAAEAARLDLPPATSLRAVVEGSGIMLRSDFTASLRWTRPGGQNVLGVERVGAWLREADGWRRLPETLFAVAEAVDRYAAAAGQGDAPRLRALAALREALPTAALTGSAEATGLLGTVTILEADALSLDATGAGDDLQIVPVLHRAGAGDAPLLPEDRQRAFGNDQFLRWPTARPVYTLPGGVYVVLSPPLRQALEVARRIAAGPPAERRSFLREPRAAIRAAIGDEADAALLDSLVVETPAWSDRVVGLGLWQPRVLPWIELSGNDWFGSSAPNGTGGGESPSQRGIVVGDQRIPLTPEQAERLSTDIREAIAVGRPTVQVETPDGPVQVPASDATVASLAPLLPRSRDGSGTAEPSPTEVLLIKPNETARDIEALVQRRPTPRAAAPASLRTPLKEHQREGLVWLQRNWAVGSPGVLLADDMGLGKTLQGLAFLAWLREGMTAGQVTRAPLLIVAPTGLLENWRAEHDRHLVAPGLGRLVQAYGKGLAGLRLPSGGAPGLDLAALRDADWVLTTYETLRDHDRDFGAVRFAAMLLDEAQKVKTPGIRLTDAAKAMNADFRVALTGTPVENRLADLWCIVDGVAPGHLGDLRRFSATYEAAPTVERLAELKASLDRSIGGRPPLLLRRLKEDRLPDLPPRNDVVMTAEMQGAQLAAYEEAVALGRSDQGAGRVLEALQRLRAVSLHPDADAAPDDAELIAGSARLRLALQALDAIAERDERALVFLDDLTMMARIAGLLQRRYRLPAAPMTISGKVAGAARQARVDRFQEAPGGFDVMLLSPRAGGVGLTLTRANHVVHLARWWNPAVEDQCTGRVLRIGQERPVTVHVPLAVLPGGRPSFDENLHALLERKRKLMREALMPPDAQPDDLASMLRDSLA
- a CDS encoding EH signature domain-containing protein encodes the protein MTESTAALRELAALQDLLQRKPALPERPACLRQAGELFRKDEAAALPSGEVLEILREELRKACAAGALASIPVRTLRRAPMVFWDRDPQAAAFPGLLEAFLAGAAARPRWLRELVEAWLRDFGPDRARLPEAGRAAANLLARTQDPRLQPWDRAHRRYSMFDAARGPERVGSALLSGSDPVEAVLSETGMDDPLRAEGRFFRAAVRAMLAALPTALRGTGAREAWARAAVILEIERVRRDRSGREIAEPALRVADLAGETIAACLDPWLRDPPAANAPREEIKAFLLRVVGDPRLRPERWRAAPEACAQLMRSWLAAASLETFFALISETNNDPQWQYRRAFWRACLRKMPGHQPAEVWVVLGPGMAARAKAVKDLASAHGRMEVSGQYGEQAVLLIRLGNIVLSEWSNVGPVRAWEIGDPRCPALYRTHYEARDLRAKCLDFPDHPIKGRGGAFDGGGLWHRDPKGYLWQGCAAAFLQSHTQLRLVPEDYKLR
- a CDS encoding OmpA/MotB family protein produces the protein MSGAGLAEEGESEGYFASVSDLMVGVLFVFLLMLTVFALNFRDDSASLDRLRAELQRAEQAAQLERANAEAARAIAEAARIEAERQLAEAERQSARARAQEEEAARLRAQNEMLRARLQEAADKLRRELADREAARNALLQRLARGLEARRIQFILDPRSGVLRLSDAVPFPTGGSDLTDTARRTVTALGEVLAEVLPCFSYGAPRQNCEQADIPILEAMLVEGHTDRQPFANMTAADSQARNDLLSTARALTVFAQIRQQQRVLDELRNPSAQPLLGVSGYGQRRPLPEAMTLSEAHLAQNRRIDLRFILSARTSDEIRRLLEDIAALQQGGAR